GTCTTCTCGCTCAAGCCCTGAACTCATGCCCTTGGCCACTTCTGAATGTTCTTGCATGTAGTCCATCAGTGCTGACACTTGGGCAGCGGTGGCATGCCTCTTTGTAGTATCCATTTCTCTTAATAACGGCTTatcatgtaaataaatgtgtaaatCATCTATTAGTCCTGTATTTAAAAGGACAGTAAAGTTGTCGGTCGACGATTGTTGATATGGTCCAACTAGTCTTTGGTTTTAGTAGACCATCCACTGTATCTACCAGGTTATTATGGGACGTACGTCGTTTAGTCTACATGACgtgttattgtatttattatctaatatttgtaaaaaatttaCGGCAAAACACTCATTTCCTTGTCAAtcaaacaaaaattgtttttttttcgtccaCAACACACTTCCACAGACATGTCAAATTAAATGCTAAAGACGAGACGAGATACTATGAAGTTGACGGATAAACAGACGAAATCACGTTAGCCAACATTAAAGCCGTAACAAACCATCGCACCacgcgatatctctttctcgctcttacttatgggtacatcacacaatgaccttggtgcggtgcgatggtatGTTACGACTTTGTTCGACGACAGCAAAAGAAATTGATAGTCAATGAAAATGTGAGAAAAATACATCTGCCTTTTGTCAATGTCAAATCATAAATGTTTTCAACGTTATCAAATTGCAAAATGacgactaaaataaaataaaataaaatattaataaatgtatgaaCCTGAGAAGTGCAACTGGTGACTAAatccaaaatttatttattcatcttTTAGTTTTCAGTCATTGAACATGTCACTTTGGTCATGGGTAAGAAGAAACCTTTTTTTATTGtctgattatatttttatcggattccaattaataaatacattttattttaaagggtGCCAACTCCCACGGTCAATTAAGCATCGGTGAGACTAACGAACAAGTTCAAACTCCTACCAATGTAGTATATGAATGTTGTAACAGTCATGGAGTGCAACAAGTCGCGTGTGGAGGTGGTCATAGTCTTCTGCTAGACAAAGACGGTAAACTGTTTTCTTGTGGCTGGAATATAAAACTGCAACTTGGAAAGGAAAATGAAACTGAAATGTTTGAGAGGGTATGGAAATTAAGTGGCATTAAATTCACAAACATTGTATGCGGTTGGGACTTCAGTTGTGCTGTAACTGATGACAATTTCCTGTTTGTATGGGGCGCAAACAGTAATGGGCAACTTGGATTACCAAAAGAACActttacagatgtagtgaaacCCATCAGGTTACAAGTTAATGCATGTTCCGTGTCCATGGGATTAAGGCATACAGCTATTGTCAACTCCAAGGGTGAAGTGTGGATCACAGGATGTGGGAAACATGGACAACTTGGCTTAGGTGAAAAAACTTTGCAATCTGATAGATTTCAAAATGTTCAAAAAGTTGGAAAGATAACTCACATTGCATGCGGGCAAAACCATACAGCTGCATGGTGTACAGAAGAAAAAGCTTTATATGTTTGGGGGGACAATAAGCATGGACAGCTGCTACTCAGTCCTgagaagtataaaaaaatatacactcCACAAAAAATTGATATTGATGTGAAACAAGGAATTAGGAAGCTTCTAAGTGGCTGGACTAACATG
This DNA window, taken from Cydia strobilella chromosome 4, ilCydStro3.1, whole genome shotgun sequence, encodes the following:
- the LOC134740735 gene encoding secretion-regulating guanine nucleotide exchange factor: MSLWSWGANSHGQLSIGETNEQVQTPTNVVYECCNSHGVQQVACGGGHSLLLDKDGKLFSCGWNIKLQLGKENETEMFERVWKLSGIKFTNIVCGWDFSCAVTDDNFLFVWGANSNGQLGLPKEHFTDVVKPIRLQVNACSVSMGLRHTAIVNSKGEVWITGCGKHGQLGLGEKTLQSDRFQNVQKVGKITHIACGQNHTAAWCTEEKALYVWGDNKHGQLLLSPEKYKKIYTPQKIDIDVKQGIRKLLSGWTNMLLWLENGTLLCWGRNSYGQLGTEEPFVGKIIKVNLPDNRLVQDIALGSEHTICLATDNTLWAWGWNEHANTGTDSGEHVFKPTQVLLNMKPSEKITQIYAGGAHNFIYIEDTNQEVDQVTEKSVDCD